In the genome of Eublepharis macularius isolate TG4126 chromosome 10, MPM_Emac_v1.0, whole genome shotgun sequence, the window TTGACAAGATACGTGCAGTAGGTCCAGGCACAATCCCCAGCGTCTCCAGTGAAATGGACCTGATAGTAGGTGctgtaaaagacctctgcctgagatcctggagagcctcTACCAGTCACTGAATCTACCAGTGCTggtcttgatggaccagtggtctgattcgctataaggcaacttcataagTGCCTAAAGAAGGAAAAAATCACAGGAGATTGTTTGATTGTTCCTTCATATACAGGTCAGTTTGTTTTAGGACTGAGCCTATATTACCCTAATCTTTGTCATGGTTCCCGTGGTTTTACAGTAGTGCAAACTTCCTAGCCTGGAAGATCAAAGTGATCATCTACATTTTTCAGAAGCATTAGCAAAATCaattaagttccattttattGCAGGTCATATCTGCCATGTTTATAGTTATGGGTTTTGCATATATTACAGGTTTGCCTTGAAGCTGCAAATGTGTTTGCTGCAGATTACAGGTTATAAGAAACTTTATTTGGATGTAGAAGATCTGAGAAAATGTCCATATAACTCTAATAACAAAGAACATGAAAAGCAACTAATTGAGGTAAAAATTGTTGTTAGGCTTTAAGTGGCTCATTCAGCAAATTCAAGTTTGTGACTTAAAAGGCATTCTGTGTTCATTATGGTTTATCAGAGTTGCACACTTCAGATTGCAGTTGCCCATGAGGTGCAGCAGTTACTGTGCTTCAAAACTGCTCACCAGTAATAGAAGCTTCTGAATCATGAACAGCAAAGAGAGAGTAAATAGAGAGAAATGTCTGTAATAACAGTTTAGTAAGTGCTCATCTAGTGAAACTGATTAGTATTGGGTTCTGTACGGGAAACACATCATGTAACACATAATTAATTGATGGAATTAATTGCTGCAGGATGTTGAAATGGCTGCTGATGACTTTGAAATAGAGTAGACACTCACGGATGATGAAGCTATAAAGGAATGTCGCTAATGATAATTCAAAGTTAGCACATTCATGTTTAAAGATCATATATTTTTAATTACTGGGAAAATAGAACAGGAACATGACAgtcaagaccaaccctgcttataAGCTTTGAGACTTTTGCATGGTCATTGTTGGAGAAAAAATGGTAGACCTTGATTTGATCCTGCATGGTGGTACTTAAGTCAGTTGCTGTGGGCAACAGACCAAAAAGTGAATGTGGTCCTGATGGTTCGTACCCTGCATTTGTTGGCAAAACTTACATAATAAATACATTGATTGTAAAGTTGTGTGTTAGTCCAAGCTCTGCATTCAATCTGGTGCTCTCATGTAGCTCTTGAGTGGGCTGCCCTGTTAACCTCAATAGAGGGAACAGATCTAAACCCTTACAGATCTGTTGTTTTCACTTAAATGGGTAGGAAGTCTATGGCAGGCTGGAGAGTGCCCTGCCTATGGTAAACTGCAACATGACTGTTAGGAATGCATTCATTTGGACTCAACCAAAAAAGGGCATTCTTTTTATTATTACGCGTTATGCATGTTGCAGAATGCTTAAGTAatgtagtttttaacaaaaaAAGCATAACATGTTGATTGTATCCTGCTGTTGATTGATACTTAATTGTTGTTCAGAATGAGGATGGGAAAATATTGATAATTCTGTTAACAGAAGCATATTTATACAGCTTTGGAATTTGTTGATGCCCCATGAAAAACTGAAGGCTAGAATCACGAAGCAGTGGTGTGACATTGGTTTCCAAGGTGATGACCCTAAAACAGACTTCAGAGGAATGGGCATGCTGGGATTAGTTAATCTTCTGTAAGTCAAAATACTTTCCCATGGTTTAAAATCAAATGCATCTAGATAATGGAGGGGGGGTATGTTTCTACTGATATAAGTGGGTATTGAGTAGGGAAGTGAAGCATTTAGTTCAGAATACAGCAGTTTTTAAGCCTATTTTCCTATTGTTTATGGAGATTAActctattaattacaataatgaaCAATGGATTGTATTATGCAGAGGGGATATTCTGAAAAATTAGTAATTTTTATCACTGATGTGATAATTGAAGGAATTTACTTTGTTTTTTATATATCAGATACTTCAGTAAACATTATCCCCATGAGGCGCGTCAAATCCTTACTCGCTCAAATCATCCCACACTGGGGTAAGTTATTcttacaaaaataataaaacagtcaCCAAGATTAACATTTATGGTTGAGGGGGAGGGAACGAGTCCTTTCTGTAGAAGATGCTTTAGTCACAAGTGCTGAGAGGAGCAAAAGAAAGGTCACTCAGGCATATTTTTCATCACATGTAGATTCAGAGATTCTCCTCCAGCAGTTCTCCCTTGCATTTTCTCTCCCTGCTCCACCCCTGTATATTCCTCCCAGTCAGGCCTCAAAACCTATACACAGCCTTGCAGGACAGAGCTCCCTTTTCTTGAGGGTGCTGATATTTCACAGGTAGGGAGGTGTCACCACACTGCAAGTGTGGGCAACAAGAACTGGATTACttgtggaaggagagagagaaggcaaaGTAAGTTTCCCCTCTCACTTTGTCAGTTTCTTCCTCTCTGCTGTAGATCTCTTGGTGCTTGGCATGCGCTTCGTGTCCACAGGTTTCTTGGCCAGCTGTCCACAGTCCTGGCTTTGACATTGGTAAGAAGTTGATGAACCTTCGGTTTGTTCTCCCCTCTTAACTTCTCCCCCCCAAGCTCTGACTCTTTTGACTTGCAGCTCAAGGGGTGTCATGCAGCAGTTGGGGATTCAGTGTGGGTTCGGGTCTTCAAAGGCTGAAGGCTGCTCATTGAGAATATTCATCTATGAGCTTTCAGCACGCATTCTCTCAGAGCTGTCCACATATACAAGATAAAAACAGTAAAGTACCTAAACATTAGAATTAAAACTTCTAAAATAATTTTCCATGATTAAATTAAGCATTCAGTGTCCTGATAATCTCTGAGGTTATAACAATTAGTACCTGTGTAGTCTTTATGAGTTTGAAAATAGGCTTGAAAATATGGCAATAACTCAGAAACCAGAGGTAGGGTTCAGCAGGATGTACAGTCATAAAGAaagaacatttccagaaattttaaaacAGCGGATGCAGCTTAGTTTTGTTCCCCCAcccttaactccccccccccaaatttaacaAATAGAAATACGAGTATTACTTTCTTATTAAATCTAAACTTACTTTATATATTATGAACAATATATTTTGTATAACTCAGCATGCATGCTTACAATGTTTagaatatttatgaaatttaaaggTGTAAATTACTTTGGTTTTTGAATTACAAATATAGCCAATATTAGAGATGGAGTACCAAGCATTCTTCATCTGTCTAcctaatacatttttttctttcaaggagctcagggtggcaaatGTGGTTCTCTCCCATTttgttcttacaacaaccctgtgatttaGAATAGGCTAGCTACTATCCAAAGAAGCATACCTCAGCATCTCTTAGTTTTTGACTGTTTTGAACATGGGGGGAAAAAGGGTTGAAAATAGAAATGACCAATTTTGTTGTGAACTAAAGGAACACTTTATTATCTGGGTTTAGAAACCATATGTATAGAACATCCTTTGTGTATTATGCTGAGATGGTGGTATATTGCTCTGAGACAACAATTACATATACATCATAAAATGaaggaaaattgaaatatgattGTAAATCAAGCTTTCTGCATACCAATTAATTCCAAAATCTGGTACCTGCatttaaaactgtttttcttttattcACACATGACCACTAACAGTGAGAGAAATACTTTAATTGGCATGTGTTTTGTTTAGATGTAGGAACCTTGGTTAACTGTGATGATATTGTTGAAAGACCAAGGAGCCAAACCATTAAAAAAGGGTTTCATTTAGACTGAGTAGGATTTTTTTCAAAATTGACCTCCTGTTCAAAGCACCATCGTAGGTTGTTCAGTATGACTTTGATGATCTTGGATGTTAATAATAGCTGTCTGCCAAAGAACAATTTCTGTAGCGTTAAGAATGCACATATTTTTCAGATACTCCTATGCAATAGTTGGGATCAATTTGACAGAGATGGCTTACAGCTTATTAAAAAATGGTGCTTTAAAAACTCACTTCTACAACCTGGTTCCTTGTGTGGCACAAATGGATCACTTCCATCAGTTTTACTGTGAGTATTTGTAACTATCCTTTACTAGCTTTTGTGTTCTTGGGAATTGTTCTTCCTGAACTAATTACCGGCCACTAGTTCTCCATGTCTACTAGTAGTTCAGTTGTAGTAGTTCTAGAGATGTTTTAAAAAGGGAATGTAGTATGTTTGATGGAAAACATATTAAAATAGATCCAGAACCAGAAGATGCAATTCCATTCTGACAGCTCAGCTGCAGTATTAAGAACATTTTTCTGAGAGTGATCCCCGTTGACTATAATGGGACTTACTGCCAAGTAGACTTGCTTTGGATTGCTTCCTCAAACATACTACTTTGTAGCTAAATGAAGGCTGAACTCTGAAGGGATTCCTCCCCATCTTCTCTTAATAAAGAAATAGTGTTTGTCATATGCAATGTTCTCAAtctctttttaaatttatattctatGCAAAGTAATCCAGATTAAAATTAGAATGGATTTTCAAAAGTAGTTagttttgggggaaagggagttgtcttcaaaggaaaaaaaatcccaaaagacATCTGGGTGCATTCAAACACTTGGGTGGGCCAAAAGGAGTTATTTTGATTCCAGCCAGTATATTCAGAGGATCAAGTAAAACTTGTTTTAATAATGTACCTAATATCCTCTTATGGAGCAGACCTCAGACTCCTGCAGCAGTCTCCTTGAAATTTTGCTTAGGTTTCAACAGATCCTTGAGAACAACAGCACAAAGttgagggttgttgtgggaaggggggactggaaGAAGTTGCCGCCCATGGCTTCTGAGAATAGAAATGCCCTTAAACTGCACAGTTGTATACAAaccgctttttaaaaaatgttgcctaCAGAACTGTTTTCTCTCATTAAATGTTGTTTTGGCTTTCACAGGTTATTTGGTGTATGAGTTTGACAAATTTTGGTTTGAAGAAGAACCGGAAAGTATTATGTACTTCAATCAGTACAGAGAAAAATTTCATGAAATAGTTAAAAGACGCCTTCAGGGTTATGATGTAGTTCTTGCCTTATAAAGTGAAAAATAGTGCTCAGACTTTTGAGTACTGTACATAAAAATTATGCACTTGAATGGAATCCtcatttttttaaccaaaaaTCTTCATTTAATGATCAAgttttataattaaaaaaaatcatttgggaGTGCTTGGACAATCAACACTTACTTAGGACTACACTCGTTGCTGAAGGAAAGAACTTTTAAACTACAAAAATCTTCACTGAATCATAGGACCTCATAACTTTTGTACACTTCTTCCAGCAGGAAGATGAGACAAGTACTTAGGCTTTGTCGTATTATCTAGTAATAGCTGCTTTTCCAAATATGACTAGTAATCAGTTTACAGCCAGAGACTTTCAGTACTTTTTATAAACAGCTTTGGTTTTAGATTTGTGTTGGGTTCTGTTTTTCTAACATAGGTCatgctttttgttgtttttttgagGAAGGGACACACAAGTAAAATTATTTGAATGTGTTAAAATCTTCACTGTGGGTTAGCTGAGATTATTCTGTAATGCTTTCATTAAATTGATTTCATGGAAGTATGTAACTAGATCATGGGATAAAAAAAAACTGTTGGTGAAAGTAGTCTTTGTGTGCCATTAGTAATAATTtcaagtaaatgtttttttttgtattgtacatCTTATTTAGGGCTATGCAACAAAATTCATATTTCAGTTACTGGCCTTTTTTTTGTCTACCAAAACATTCATGACTGGCAGAGAAGCCAGAGAATATCAGAGATCAAAATACTTAAGAGATGACAAACAACTGGCCAGTTAACTGGATTCTTTCTTCTATATATTTCAAATTGTGCATTGAGGAAGGCAACTCAGATGGCCTATTCCTAGACAATAGAGACCATAGGATTTTATATCTATGGTAAATCTACTAATGCTTGTCTAAAATGTGTTAAAACATCTGGTTTGCATCAACTTGTGTTTGGGTGGGGGTTCAAAGCTTAATCTTTAAAGTGCCTTCTGCTGACCACAATTAAACCTTTGGAAATGTGTCTATGTCTGTTGTAGGACAGTTCTGAGTACATAGTGGCTTTTGTTTTAAGAATTGATACTGCAGATTTAGCAAAATACATATAGTTTATCTTGCCGTGATCATTGGCTAGATAACTTTTCAATTGCAATATAATTAAAATCACAGCAAGAAATGGTCTAAAGGAAAATAGGATATCAGACAACTACCTGCAGACATGTTAACACTATAGTCATTACCTACAGCCTGTAGCTTGTAACTAGAACcgggcatgttttttttttttaaatgggaagaTCTGATCTAATTTACAGTAAGATTTAATGTCTTAATAAAGTATCTCAAGGTCTTGTTCCTGTGGTGGTAGGGGGTGACTGAGAGAGGAGGATGGGAAATTCACTGTCTCCATCTGTTTCTGTAAccgttcatttttttaaataaaaggcaaTTAATTACTACAAAAAATCGTGGAGTGAATTGGAGCGCAACCAGAAGTCCATATGGCCTAGATGCTTCCCTGAAGCTCTGTGGCCTGGACAGCCCTCTCTCTTCTTCACATTATTTTTAGGGTTTTCTATCATGGAGGAAAATAGTTGCTGTATATGAGTCCTGCAGTTGCTGCTTCACTGTATAATTATGTACACAATATCATTCATGTCTGAATACTGCAATAAATGTATTTTTTGCATTATTCGGAGGGACTGTGATCACATATACACTCAAGTGCCCTTTGAAGGGTTTTTAATATCCTGATCAAGAAAGTTGTGGACATTTAAGAAGCAGCAGTTAAGTAAAATATTCCACTGTTATCCAACCTACTGGAACTTGAGGATAGCAGTGCAAGTATGTAGATGTTGTGCCAGAGGAGATGTAAGGGCATGTCTTTGTTGTTAATTCATCACTTTAGTGGTGTACCATGCTGAAGGAAGTTCTactcagaaaaaaaggaaatttaattGCTAAATCCTGTGCATCATTTTTTGTGGATTGCAGTATCTATTACTGACCCCAGTGATTTTCTTAGTGTACCTTTTGCATATTTAATTCAGTTTCCATAAGCTACAGGGTATGCTGAATCTGCCCATCTGAGAATACTAGGGTCATAAATCCATTGCGAAGAAGCAAGTTTCTGTCAATGTGATTTAAAAATCTGTAGGAAacgtcaagattagagatgggcacgaaccaaagttcggcacaaactgggctggttcgtagttcgtcagagcccatttcagaCAAACTGCGATAAACTTCAGgccggtttgtcactgcagacagcctggcgccaatcagtcagtttcctaggccaacggggtgggctttctgcagacctattgacccagaagtgacgttttcatgaaccaaatgaaccggttcatgaaccggggcaggtttgtgaaagttcgtggttttatgaaacgtgatgaacaacgaactgcacggttcggtttttccccagtttgtgcccatctctattcaagattATAGGAGTGTTTTCTCTGTCAGAAACATATGAGACTACAACTGTATGAGAAAAATCCATCAATTTCTTAAAGCAGATATGGGTGGAACTGCATACTTTCAATCAGGAAATATTTCAGAAGAATCAGGTGTATGGATCCTGATTCTAAGTTCCAGATTGGATTCCATACCAGAATAAATTTTTAACTTAACATTTTAGTTTCTAGAACAGCTGCAATATTTTGCTATACATAAGACGCTATTTTTGGAACAGgttagctgtttaaaaattaaataatataaaaacatTTAGTGGGAATAGTTACCAGCAAAGCACCAGATGATGGTCACTAACTTACCCAATTTTACAGTGAGTGATAAGTATCTTTTTTGCCTCACTGGTGCTGTCATAGTTAGAAGTTGTTTGTAACGAGATTTCTCTGGTTTCACAGATACTGTTACATTCTAAATGCTCCATTCCAGCTGGAGTAATGTACATTCCTTAActtttgtgtatatatgtatgagAAGCTATTCTActtcctctgatttttttttaaatgcagggcTGCATTACTTCAGTATGTATTCCTATGTAGATATCTATTGAGGTATACTAATTGAAACCTAATGCTTTTGTTTTAATTCTCTGGTTTCCCAGTCCAGTGTGTTCAGTAGGTATGCTGCTTGTATTTCCTTTAAAGAACACAGCAGTCTAGATTAGTGTTTAAGAGTATGTAAACGATCTATTTTTAGTGCTGTGAAGACATGGACGTTTTTAAAAACATCACTTTGTAAAATGAAGTTTTTGTTAAATATTGCATTGTGACAATCTTATGACAATACACGTGTAACTCTGCATGTTTTTATA includes:
- the ELMOD2 gene encoding ELMO domain-containing protein 2 isoform X1, which encodes MIIIHLWNYIYRHVFRFWLKWILRQITGKCELQRICDGSKKSAERTLKIEYSLESSKSKVLQSAVHASEDEVKKYVALIMKEKKINIQKDTGFALKLQMCLLQITGYKKLYLDVEDLRKCPYNSNNKEHEKQLIELWNLLMPHEKLKARITKQWCDIGFQGDDPKTDFRGMGMLGLVNLLYFSKHYPHEARQILTRSNHPTLGYSYAIVGINLTEMAYSLLKNGALKTHFYNLVPCVAQMDHFHQFYCYLVYEFDKFWFEEEPESIMYFNQYREKFHEIVKRRLQGYDVVLAL
- the ELMOD2 gene encoding ELMO domain-containing protein 2 isoform X2, whose product is MIIIHLWNYIYRHVFRFWLKWILRQITGKCELQRICDGSKKSAERTLKIEYSLESSKSKVLQSAVHASEDEVKKYVALIMKEKKINIQKDTGFALKLQMCLLQITGYKKLYLDVEDLRKCPYNSNNKEHEKQLIELWNLLMPHEKLKARITKQWCDIGFQGDDPKTDFRGMGMLGLVNLLYFSKHYPHEARQILTRSNHPTLGSLGAWHALRVHRFLGQLSTVLALTLILLCNSWDQFDRDGLQLIKKWCFKNSLLQPGSLCGTNGSLPSVLLLFGV